From a region of the Fusarium oxysporum f. sp. lycopersici 4287 supercont2.63 genomic scaffold, whole genome shotgun sequence genome:
- a CDS encoding alcohol dehydrogenase (At least one base has a quality score < 10), with product MAAQKIQYVNLGKSGLKVSRVILGTMGFGSDKWQQWITDEEASLPILEHAYKNGINTWDTADIYSHGMSERIIAKAIKQYNIPRNKLVLLSKCYNGINEEDSSIPVATFTNDGEMVNQVGLSRKHVFDAVEKSVGRPGTYIDVLQIHRLDRETPREEIMRVLNDVVEKDGLGTLVPVPWQLGSFSRCRTLPRRMDDTSL from the exons ATGGCTGCCCAAAAGATACAATATGTCAA CTTGGGTAAGTCCGGCCTAAAGGTCTCTAGGGTTATCTTGGGCACCATGGGCTTCGGCAGCGATAAGTGGCAACAGTGGATTACGGACGAGGAAGCTTCACTGCCCATTCTCGAACACGCTTACAAAAACGGCATCAACACATGGGACACA GCCGACATCTACTCCCACGGGATGTCTGAGAGGATCATCGCCAAAGCCATCAAGCAGTACAACATCCCCCGCAACAAGCTCGTCCTCCTTTCGAAGTGTTACAACGGCATCAACGAGGAAGACTCCTCAATCCCAGTCGCAACGTTCACCAATGATGGTGAGATGGTCAACCAGGTCGGCCTCAGCCGAAAGCATGTTTTCGACGCTGTCGAGAAGAGCGTTGGGCGCCCTGGCACATACATCGATGTCCTTCAGATTCACCGTCTCGATCGTGAGACACCGAGGGAGGAGATCATGAGGGTCCTGAATGATGTCGTGGAGAAGGATGGGTTAGGTACATTGGTGCCAGTTCCATGGCAGCTTGGGAGTTTTAGTCGCTGCAGAACATTGCCGAGAAGAATGGATGACACAAGTTTATAA
- a CDS encoding alcohol dehydrogenase (At least one base has a quality score < 10), with the protein MSSTSSTPRQLPQQVHRLLCSLGKSGLKVSRVILGTMGFGSDKWQQWITDEEASLPILEHAYKNGINTWDTADIYSHGMSERIIAKAIKQYNIPRNKLVLLSKCYNGINEEDSSIPVATFTNDGEMVNQVGLSRKHVFDAVEKSVGRPGTYIDVLQIHRLDRETPREEIMRVLNDVVEKDGLGTLVPVPWQLGSFSRCRTLPRRMDDTSL; encoded by the exons ATGTCAAGTACGTCCTCTACACCACGACAACTACCACAACAGGTTCACCGACTCCTATGTAGCTTGGGTAAGTCCGGCCTAAAGGTCTCTAGGGTTATCTTGGGCACCATGGGCTTCGGCAGCGATAAGTGGCAACAGTGGATTACGGACGAGGAAGCTTCACTGCCCATTCTCGAACACGCTTACAAAAACGGCATCAACACATGGGACACA GCCGACATCTACTCCCACGGGATGTCTGAGAGGATCATCGCCAAAGCCATCAAGCAGTACAACATCCCCCGCAACAAGCTCGTCCTCCTTTCGAAGTGTTACAACGGCATCAACGAGGAAGACTCCTCAATCCCAGTCGCAACGTTCACCAATGATGGTGAGATGGTCAACCAGGTCGGCCTCAGCCGAAAGCATGTTTTCGACGCTGTCGAGAAGAGCGTTGGGCGCCCTGGCACATACATCGATGTCCTTCAGATTCACCGTCTCGATCGTGAGACACCGAGGGAGGAGATCATGAGGGTCCTGAATGATGTCGTGGAGAAGGATGGGTTAGGTACATTGGTGCCAGTTCCATGGCAGCTTGGGAGTTTTAGTCGCTGCAGAACATTGCCGAGAAGAATGGATGACACAAGTTTATAA